In one Hyphomicrobium sp. 99 genomic region, the following are encoded:
- a CDS encoding EAL domain-containing protein, with protein sequence MAFQPIVNVRTNVVYAHEALVRGAHGEAAGSVLAKVSDENRYAFDQRCRVKAIELAAQLKLSDTGANLSINFLPNAVYEPTACIRLTLAAAEKSGFPLNRIIFEFTEVERLDTAHTLKILAAYRSMGFKTAIDDFGAGFSSLGMLAEFQPDLVKLDMELIRNIDTNAAKRSIVRNILHMLRDLNIIPICEGIEAIGEYTVLRDLGVELMQGYLLARPALTALASPVIPDASKSQPALVGH encoded by the coding sequence GCCCACGAAGCGTTAGTGCGAGGCGCCCATGGCGAGGCGGCCGGTTCGGTTCTCGCCAAGGTTTCCGACGAAAACCGATACGCCTTTGATCAGCGGTGCCGCGTAAAAGCCATCGAGCTAGCGGCCCAACTCAAATTGTCGGATACGGGCGCAAATCTTTCGATTAATTTTCTTCCGAACGCAGTCTACGAGCCGACGGCGTGCATCCGGTTGACCTTGGCGGCCGCCGAAAAATCGGGCTTTCCTCTGAACCGAATTATTTTCGAGTTCACCGAGGTTGAGCGCTTAGACACTGCACACACGCTCAAAATCCTGGCTGCCTACCGAAGCATGGGTTTCAAGACTGCGATTGATGACTTTGGCGCCGGTTTTTCAAGTCTAGGCATGCTAGCGGAATTTCAGCCCGACCTTGTGAAGCTCGACATGGAGCTCATACGAAATATCGACACTAACGCCGCAAAGCGCTCGATTGTCCGCAACATCCTGCACATGTTGAGGGACCTAAATATAATCCCCATTTGTGAGGGCATTGAAGCAATCGGTGAATACACCGTGCTGCGAGACCTTGGTGTGGAACTCATGCAAGGCTACCTGTTGGCCCGCCCCGCCCTCACAGCTCTTGCAAGCCCTGTCATTCCCGACGCATCGAAGAGCCAGCCAGCCCTCGTAGGACATTGA
- a CDS encoding bifunctional diguanylate cyclase/phosphodiesterase has product MARSLTQSGARHGWLRVQPIPDGRSLVFADPVAAPPLAALDALTGLPGRDALRDYYTQALSKGGPAGDLALLFLDLDRFKAVNDTLGHPVGDGLLCRVVERLRKAIRGNDFLVRLGGDEFAIIQGPAQQPAAAETLAQRLVDLLSRPYLVDEHLITIGVSVGIAFASNDAQSFEALMKSADLALYAAKAHGRGCYKLFEQEMDKRARERRTLELELRKALALRQFTLVFQPQVRSSDEQLTSIEVLLRWRHPTRGTLPPESFMAIAEETGLVVQIGEWVLRSACREAQKWPAHVSVAVNLSHVQFSNRGLPEVVASALASSGLEPSRLELEITEGVLLQDTEATLETLHQLKGLGIRIAMDQFGTGYSSLNYLRSFPFDKIKIDQSFARDMASKKDAAAIIRAVSALGASLGICVTADGVETERQCRDLRAAGCTGLQGQLFGEPLSSSEIVTLIAGSLNSSISEQ; this is encoded by the coding sequence ATGGCCCGCTCCCTGACTCAATCTGGAGCGCGTCATGGATGGCTTCGCGTTCAGCCGATACCTGATGGCCGCTCGTTAGTTTTTGCGGACCCGGTAGCCGCGCCGCCATTGGCGGCACTGGATGCCCTCACCGGCCTTCCGGGCCGGGACGCTCTCAGGGACTATTACACTCAAGCCCTTTCAAAAGGTGGACCAGCAGGCGATCTGGCGCTGCTCTTCCTTGATCTTGACCGCTTCAAAGCCGTCAATGACACGCTGGGTCATCCCGTGGGCGACGGCCTTCTTTGCCGCGTGGTTGAGCGTCTGCGAAAGGCCATTCGTGGCAACGATTTTCTCGTTCGCCTCGGGGGCGATGAGTTTGCAATCATCCAGGGGCCAGCTCAGCAGCCGGCTGCTGCCGAAACGCTTGCGCAGCGCCTCGTAGATCTCTTGAGCAGACCCTACCTTGTAGACGAACATCTCATCACAATCGGCGTGAGTGTCGGCATCGCTTTCGCATCAAACGATGCGCAATCATTTGAAGCACTCATGAAGAGCGCGGATTTGGCACTCTATGCTGCGAAGGCTCATGGACGCGGCTGCTACAAATTGTTCGAGCAGGAGATGGACAAGCGCGCGCGGGAGCGCCGAACGCTCGAATTGGAGCTTCGCAAGGCCCTCGCGTTGCGACAGTTTACATTGGTATTCCAACCACAGGTGCGCTCGTCCGATGAGCAGCTCACAAGTATCGAAGTGCTCCTTCGGTGGCGACACCCCACGAGAGGTACACTGCCACCTGAAAGCTTCATGGCGATTGCCGAGGAAACCGGCCTTGTCGTCCAGATTGGCGAATGGGTGCTGAGATCGGCGTGCCGCGAAGCCCAAAAGTGGCCGGCTCACGTCTCCGTCGCAGTCAATCTCTCACATGTGCAGTTTTCGAATCGGGGTCTGCCGGAGGTCGTGGCCTCGGCCCTTGCGTCCTCCGGATTGGAACCCAGCCGGCTTGAACTCGAGATTACCGAGGGAGTTCTGCTGCAGGACACGGAGGCGACGCTCGAAACCCTGCATCAGCTCAAGGGCCTGGGCATTCGCATAGCTATGGATCAATTCGGGACGGGGTATTCGAGCCTGAATTACCTTCGATCTTTCCCATTCGATAAAATCAAAATCGATCAATCTTTCGCGCGGGACATGGCGTCAAAAAAAGATGCTGCAGCGATTATCCGCGCCGTCTCAGCACTTGGCGCAAGCCTGGGCATCTGCGTAACCGCAGACGGTGTGGAAACAGAGAGGCAATGCCGCGACTTGAGGGCAGCTGGATGCACAGGACTCCAAGGCCAACTCTTTGGCGAGCCTCTTTCGTCTTCTGAGATCGTGACGTTGATCGCCGGATCGCTTAATTCTTCCATCTCGGAGCAATAG
- a CDS encoding BLUF domain-containing protein, translating into MTGPLQRIVYYSKNLLTGPDEEIAASIEEILEKARVNNTKANLTGALIFNSGCFAQVLEGPRDCIAEIFERIQCDPRHTEVQVLEYEPANERTFPNWSMAFIGVREKDERLFNQLALETGFDDKRLAAEDILTAMREIMMEEEGVSV; encoded by the coding sequence ATGACCGGCCCTCTGCAAAGAATTGTCTACTACAGCAAGAATCTTCTCACAGGCCCTGACGAAGAAATCGCCGCAAGCATTGAGGAAATTTTGGAGAAGGCGCGCGTCAATAACACCAAGGCCAATCTGACAGGTGCATTGATCTTCAATAGTGGCTGCTTTGCGCAGGTTCTTGAGGGACCGAGAGATTGTATCGCTGAGATCTTTGAGCGCATCCAATGCGACCCTCGCCACACTGAAGTGCAGGTCTTGGAATACGAACCGGCAAATGAGCGCACATTCCCAAATTGGTCGATGGCCTTCATTGGTGTGAGAGAGAAAGATGAAAGGCTCTTCAATCAGCTCGCACTCGAGACCGGCTTTGATGACAAACGTCTCGCGGCTGAGGATATCTTGACGGCGATGCGAGAGATTATGATGGAAGAAGAAGGCGTTTCTGTCTAG